The following are encoded in a window of Roseivirga misakiensis genomic DNA:
- the ruvC gene encoding crossover junction endodeoxyribonuclease RuvC: MAVISEKIVLGIDPGTSVMGYGLLKITGKKLSLLQYGVIHLSKYSGHELKLKKIYDRVSSIIEDFGPDEVALEAPFFGKNVQSMLKLGRAQGVAMAAALAKEIPITEYAPKKVKQSVTGSGTASKEQVAAMLKTLLNIKEAPKMLDATDALAVAVCHHFQNGSPQSRAKSWKNFVSDNPGRVK, from the coding sequence ATGGCAGTGATTTCGGAGAAAATAGTTTTAGGTATAGACCCTGGCACAAGTGTGATGGGTTACGGACTATTGAAAATTACTGGCAAAAAGTTGTCTCTGCTCCAATACGGCGTTATCCATTTGAGTAAGTATTCTGGTCATGAATTAAAACTGAAAAAAATCTACGACAGGGTAAGTAGTATTATTGAGGATTTCGGGCCAGACGAAGTGGCGCTTGAAGCACCGTTTTTTGGAAAAAACGTGCAATCGATGCTCAAACTTGGCAGAGCTCAAGGGGTAGCCATGGCAGCGGCTTTGGCCAAAGAAATTCCAATTACAGAATATGCTCCTAAGAAAGTAAAACAGTCCGTGACAGGTAGCGGAACGGCATCCAAAGAACAAGTTGCGGCCATGCTCAAGACTTTGCTGAACATAAAAGAAGCTCCAAAAATGCTTGATGCCACGGATGCTCTGGCAGTAGCAGTATGTCATCACTTTCAAAATGGCAGTCCACAAAGCCGAGCCAAAAGTTGGAAAAACTTTGTGAGTGATAACCCAGGAAGGGTGAAGTAG
- a CDS encoding PP2C family protein-serine/threonine phosphatase yields MPQGSLQNRYDQKELEVNALLEITQAVNSNLSEEYLYKIFEFTLRANLKLDKLTLYVKEADWECKVQFGTEKDFTQVSLGSSCLQVTDTTEIKKLDLEVPCFSEFDIIIPVKHKDRLLAFVFVKVKSKSEDLVDTTFIQALSNIMLVAIENKRLARKQLEQQAFQRDMEIASNVQNYLFPKDLPKVGRIEIEAFYQPCRTVGGDYYDYITLEEENQFVVCIADVSGKGIPAAILMSNFQAVLRTIVRTASDPLEVVQELNYHLCRNANRENFITFFMAVYDYNTKELRYINSGHNPPLLLDKNGQIQKLTIGSTVLGAFDPLPFIEMGSVKQLQEFTLFLFTDGLTETFNKEEEEFGTERLEEFLKSQNGKPLETTHQALLETLDAYRAGHPFDDDLTFLSCRVNNDTV; encoded by the coding sequence ATGCCGCAGGGAAGTTTACAGAATAGATACGATCAGAAAGAATTAGAGGTGAATGCACTTCTAGAGATCACGCAGGCGGTTAATAGTAACTTATCTGAAGAGTACTTATACAAAATCTTCGAATTCACCCTTCGGGCAAACCTTAAATTGGATAAACTGACACTTTATGTGAAAGAAGCTGATTGGGAATGCAAAGTACAATTCGGCACAGAAAAAGACTTCACACAAGTATCCTTGGGAAGTAGTTGTTTGCAAGTAACGGATACCACAGAAATTAAGAAGTTGGATCTAGAAGTGCCCTGCTTTTCGGAATTCGACATTATTATCCCAGTAAAGCATAAAGACAGGCTCTTGGCCTTCGTTTTTGTAAAGGTTAAAAGCAAGTCGGAAGACCTTGTAGATACCACATTTATTCAAGCACTCAGCAATATCATGTTGGTAGCGATAGAGAATAAACGCTTGGCTAGAAAGCAGCTAGAACAGCAAGCTTTTCAGCGAGACATGGAAATTGCCAGCAATGTCCAAAACTATCTTTTCCCCAAAGACCTACCGAAAGTTGGACGAATAGAAATTGAAGCTTTCTATCAACCTTGCCGCACAGTTGGTGGAGATTATTACGACTACATCACTTTGGAAGAAGAAAATCAGTTTGTGGTTTGTATAGCCGATGTTTCTGGAAAGGGAATTCCTGCAGCCATATTGATGTCGAATTTTCAAGCAGTTCTAAGAACGATCGTGCGAACGGCAAGTGATCCGCTAGAAGTTGTGCAGGAGCTTAATTACCATCTATGCCGAAACGCAAACCGTGAGAACTTCATTACCTTTTTCATGGCGGTTTATGATTACAACACCAAAGAACTGCGGTATATAAACTCTGGTCATAATCCACCATTATTACTTGACAAAAATGGTCAAATACAGAAATTAACTATCGGTTCTACTGTTTTAGGAGCTTTCGATCCATTACCTTTTATCGAAATGGGAAGCGTGAAGCAACTTCAAGAGTTTACGCTCTTTTTATTTACCGATGGTCTCACAGAAACCTTTAATAAAGAAGAGGAGGAGTTCGGTACAGAAAGACTGGAAGAGTTCTTAAAGTCTCAAAATGGTAAACCATTAGAGACAACTCACCAAGCCTTGTTAGAAACGTTAGATGCATACCGAGCAGGTCATCCCTTTGACGATGATTTGACTTTCCTATCTTGTAGGGTAAATAATGATACCGTATAA
- a CDS encoding glycosyltransferase encodes MIVLILVYSIYLLLIIAFTALWARGKAFKDQSKYAPVSVVIPFRNEAQNLSPLVSSLKNQTHPDFEVLFVDDHSDDNGTSVLEDLLQDVSFKHRLLSLKKGVGKKAALALGISESTNELIITTDADCEMSSEWLKEMTIPFHDEKVKLLVGPVGLQGNSFWQRMQSMESTALIGVGGTMIFHGKPTMANGANLAYRKAVFSDVNGFDGISGTPSGDDELLMHKVANRYTDGIAFCKSKKAVVKTAAMESWQLFKQQRLRWASKWNYGKRGSTMAIALFVFLIQLVQILLLGLILFKNDFTWQALSLVVLRLLIELIFLWSVRRSLGQRTHWLPTFFSYLLYPFYAIYIGVAANFGTFEWKGRNYNVKQAE; translated from the coding sequence GTGATTGTTTTAATCCTCGTCTATTCCATTTACCTGCTCCTCATTATTGCCTTTACAGCATTATGGGCTAGGGGAAAGGCCTTTAAGGATCAATCAAAATATGCCCCAGTATCGGTTGTCATTCCATTTAGAAATGAAGCTCAGAACTTATCTCCCTTGGTTTCTAGCTTAAAGAATCAAACGCACCCAGATTTTGAAGTATTATTTGTGGACGATCATTCTGATGATAATGGCACTTCTGTCTTAGAAGACTTGCTTCAAGACGTCTCCTTTAAACATCGTCTGTTGAGTTTGAAGAAGGGAGTTGGAAAAAAGGCAGCCCTTGCGCTAGGTATATCGGAAAGTACAAATGAACTCATTATCACGACAGATGCAGATTGTGAAATGAGTTCAGAATGGTTAAAAGAGATGACTATTCCTTTTCACGATGAGAAAGTGAAACTACTAGTGGGGCCAGTTGGCCTACAAGGGAATAGTTTTTGGCAGCGCATGCAATCTATGGAGTCTACTGCCTTAATTGGAGTAGGGGGTACCATGATTTTTCATGGCAAGCCTACTATGGCAAATGGAGCAAATCTGGCCTATAGAAAAGCTGTATTTTCTGACGTGAATGGTTTTGATGGCATTAGTGGTACTCCATCTGGCGATGATGAACTCTTAATGCATAAAGTAGCGAACCGATATACTGACGGTATTGCTTTTTGCAAATCGAAAAAAGCGGTGGTGAAAACGGCTGCGATGGAATCTTGGCAACTTTTTAAGCAACAACGTTTGCGATGGGCAAGTAAATGGAATTATGGCAAGAGAGGCTCTACTATGGCGATCGCTTTGTTTGTGTTCCTAATTCAATTAGTACAAATACTACTACTCGGGCTCATTCTATTCAAAAATGACTTTACGTGGCAAGCACTAAGTTTAGTTGTTCTGCGGTTGTTGATCGAATTGATATTCCTTTGGTCAGTAAGACGATCCCTTGGGCAAAGAACTCACTGGCTACCGACATTTTTTAGCTATCTATTGTATCCATTCTATGCTATTTATATCGGAGTGGCTGCTAACTTTGGTACATTCGAATGGAAGGGAAGAAATTATAATGTAAAACAGGCAGAATGA
- a CDS encoding HIT family protein: protein MPSIFTRIIQREIPGYIIAENDDAIAFLDINPLNEGHTLVVPKLEVDKLFDLDEDTYLKLQAFTHKVAQAIEKAIPCLRVGVAVIGIEVPHAHIHLIPLHSMSDIDFSRPKLNLSPENFEEIAVKIRSEV from the coding sequence ATGCCGAGTATCTTCACCCGAATTATTCAAAGAGAAATACCAGGTTACATCATCGCTGAAAATGATGATGCAATAGCATTTTTAGACATTAACCCACTTAATGAAGGACACACTTTAGTAGTGCCAAAGTTAGAGGTGGATAAATTGTTTGATTTGGATGAAGATACTTACCTCAAATTACAAGCATTCACGCACAAAGTGGCTCAGGCCATAGAAAAGGCTATACCCTGTTTAAGAGTTGGGGTAGCTGTAATTGGCATAGAAGTCCCACATGCTCATATACATCTTATTCCGCTGCATAGCATGAGTGATATCGATTTCAGCCGCCCAAAGCTAAATCTGAGCCCTGAGAACTTTGAAGAAATTGCCGTGAAAATCAGATCAGAAGTCTGA
- a CDS encoding glycosyltransferase, translating to MITFFIVIYGVLFLVELFLVLSFWFRFKKVPIISADNLPYITVLVCARDEEGNLEGCLNSILASDYPIEKMEILVGNDNSEDSTPEIVAAFASKYSSVKGVEIQHEKDGLIAKANVLNQLIDQSSHQFQVIIDADMEVASSWLKTMVSALDAGYDMVSGYTRVKRSNWLANLQFMDWQTVLHTMKSMADLIRPISILGNNMAFNKLAYDKVGGFIGLGPTDVEDLGILQRFQKSGFKTIQLVEQKGYAETKPQLAFNELLTQRCRWMNGVFTHHFILGIPALFARLWVVFFAISLFLSSEVAFIILAYGLVTSWLKSRTMTIKTKSSGLIFIIEPIIISLLDTLALLRLIFIGKVSWKGRKHS from the coding sequence ATGATCACTTTTTTTATCGTAATTTATGGTGTCCTTTTCCTTGTGGAGCTTTTCTTGGTTCTGTCTTTCTGGTTTAGATTCAAGAAAGTGCCGATCATCTCCGCTGATAATTTACCATACATTACGGTCCTCGTTTGTGCCAGAGATGAGGAAGGAAATCTGGAAGGTTGTTTGAATTCCATTTTGGCCTCTGACTACCCGATAGAGAAGATGGAAATTCTAGTCGGAAATGATAATAGTGAAGATAGTACGCCAGAGATTGTAGCAGCATTTGCTTCAAAGTATAGTTCAGTCAAAGGTGTTGAGATTCAGCACGAGAAGGATGGTTTAATAGCTAAGGCTAATGTCTTGAACCAATTAATAGATCAGAGCAGTCATCAATTTCAAGTAATCATTGATGCCGACATGGAAGTGGCATCGTCATGGCTAAAAACGATGGTTTCAGCACTCGACGCAGGCTATGATATGGTTAGCGGATATACTCGAGTAAAACGTTCGAATTGGCTAGCCAATCTACAGTTTATGGATTGGCAAACAGTGCTCCATACGATGAAATCAATGGCAGACTTGATCAGACCCATTTCGATTTTAGGAAATAATATGGCCTTTAATAAACTGGCTTATGATAAGGTTGGAGGGTTTATTGGACTAGGCCCAACAGATGTCGAGGATTTAGGCATCCTCCAACGATTTCAGAAATCTGGATTCAAGACTATCCAGTTAGTAGAGCAAAAAGGATACGCAGAAACTAAACCGCAGCTAGCCTTTAACGAACTTTTAACCCAAAGGTGTAGGTGGATGAATGGGGTGTTTACCCATCATTTCATACTCGGTATACCCGCACTTTTTGCTAGGCTTTGGGTGGTTTTCTTTGCCATAAGCCTTTTCCTGAGTAGCGAAGTAGCATTCATCATTTTAGCGTACGGCCTTGTTACTAGTTGGCTCAAAAGCCGAACTATGACCATCAAAACAAAATCTAGCGGTTTAATTTTTATTATTGAACCCATTATTATTAGTCTTTTGGATACTTTAGCGCTCCTCAGACTAATATTTATTGGAAAAGTAAGCTGGAAAGGTAGAAAACACTCATGA
- a CDS encoding phosphodiester glycosidase family protein — protein sequence MIKNKSKINGLIEQLHNEKIGTWFDLGLFIDRFKEQQSKASFKGDSNSFDTYIQTGGVAFLTFYFTIDGITVETEKYAKTFKSIYPDIPIHFIAGDIKPEADELIPGTAFKKVIPEMEAFDAWPLYEDFFKIKMERGSTAYNQLIGKLWAEVLVLVKKLGTYIEENNISLLYLINVCSNPGNVSLAIATVLISEHLGLPVINNNHDFYWEGGNREIERKKKGLKKGPRDFFFHNAHVGEFFSVIEMIYPWESRSWMNVNINQIQQNHLIEKNGHNPANVALIGTAVDTKLHQMSKRDIIKAFMQVSTIFANKKDTITVHAAVKHTNSERSLKPILLGHKTIQEFDFVNNNIVFLQPTRVISRKSIELNFKLIKRLFSYDAFTEKFITNPQLKLSLIVSGPIPHGQQGYYSALKSDFEAFLNQLPKQFKSRVLLGFLFSEFDKNEFKKKFKKPLDIEQLYDVASLILLPSQTEGRGLPIIEAAACGTPIFCRQYEPREVYDEVIGRHLDKSLRLNVLEFKGAKVPKRLAEKICDHVFYPQNRMVDVTHNRNVIIKRYSIEALQKNMQSILTRLHIQLKEISEEVNPQVVKLLNRYQEIVNFENDDLKAILNKETRHYLPGYGRLSFMIYLKSLIDPSFFRVEEQLIRGKIMSYARMMESDIPDAVNKNLSLTHDYYNAIDDIFKYVDGTSELRHDHALAYRHRNKKSFAYQAFTFQELTGLVNMIYSDVFKPTHLTDLTLAPQFFADWELALFQLTNSEFLGIDDRKTLTQKLKNNVPKSYFPGRYIKHELEYFVLQPIRSQLRLTIEEELTKEVLDLKGHGLEKVYIFIHEPRLTKWFSSANIKEYLESDKEPELGLLYKAGIVQIVETKQWSEGVHFPQMGAKAIKVLREIKASKGFIITNGEYAAMMTDTIEIDHFHIGKVLDNMTAKIMGIPKGSGFIQFVPSGVRTTLAYPTPVQTAKDFELALKSDLYNDLKAKMGEETLLKVISKDAIENGTPINKLLNKLSENLNGEKIQEKVKSSFAGGVYADGLPWSGVIAEVDTKQHLWRFAAHIANDKPKNVPALIKEYKKKSHNPHKIELAWNGGYILNPELVGKLGLPETYIGSPLGLLIMNGKVFCPPLFNKPAFIIYKDGTVDIRRVNCTAGLRVKSVKQTLDFQAEFYNRHSKTAPCFYDLSYSDETIKADGNTIVRIAGNTVKEVISTSENESVNIIPVGITLSIPANLFSTDDFIVGKALNIELVEPETSPFRWDEISYAIEAGPMLIDQGKQILNMEVEGWKTTNSIKTQAARLDFTDMRGPKIAVGITKAGQLMVLMVNGRIRESVGATHFDMADILMKYGMHKAMGFDPGGSSTLVVDDKIMNISPYNKNYESDIYSLPPEPRFVANAIMGWVES from the coding sequence ATGATAAAAAATAAATCGAAGATCAACGGCCTAATAGAACAACTCCACAATGAAAAAATAGGCACTTGGTTTGATCTGGGTTTATTCATTGACAGATTCAAAGAGCAACAATCAAAAGCATCTTTTAAAGGAGATTCAAACTCTTTTGACACTTACATTCAAACTGGAGGAGTAGCCTTTCTCACATTCTACTTCACCATAGATGGCATTACAGTAGAAACTGAAAAGTACGCTAAAACTTTCAAGAGTATATACCCTGACATCCCCATTCATTTTATAGCTGGAGATATTAAACCAGAGGCTGATGAACTGATTCCGGGTACTGCTTTTAAAAAAGTAATCCCAGAAATGGAGGCCTTCGATGCATGGCCCCTCTACGAGGATTTCTTTAAAATCAAGATGGAACGTGGCAGTACGGCATACAACCAGCTAATCGGAAAACTTTGGGCTGAAGTGCTCGTGTTAGTCAAAAAACTGGGCACTTACATTGAAGAAAATAATATTTCATTGCTCTACTTGATCAATGTTTGCTCTAACCCTGGCAATGTATCGTTAGCCATAGCCACAGTACTGATATCTGAGCACTTAGGGCTACCTGTGATCAATAACAATCATGATTTTTATTGGGAGGGCGGTAACAGAGAAATTGAACGAAAGAAAAAGGGGCTAAAAAAAGGGCCTCGTGATTTCTTCTTCCACAATGCCCATGTTGGTGAGTTCTTTTCGGTCATCGAAATGATTTACCCTTGGGAAAGTAGATCTTGGATGAATGTGAACATCAACCAAATTCAACAGAATCACCTCATTGAAAAAAACGGTCACAACCCAGCAAATGTAGCTTTAATTGGCACTGCTGTAGATACTAAGCTACATCAGATGAGCAAGCGTGATATTATCAAAGCGTTTATGCAGGTTTCTACCATTTTTGCGAATAAAAAAGATACTATTACTGTACATGCAGCGGTAAAACACACCAATAGCGAACGTTCACTTAAACCAATTCTTCTCGGCCATAAGACAATCCAAGAATTCGATTTTGTCAATAACAACATCGTCTTTTTGCAGCCTACAAGAGTGATTAGCAGAAAATCCATTGAGCTCAATTTCAAGCTTATCAAACGACTGTTTTCTTACGATGCCTTTACTGAAAAATTCATCACTAACCCTCAGTTAAAGCTCTCGCTAATTGTATCAGGACCAATTCCTCACGGACAGCAAGGTTATTACAGCGCGCTGAAGTCTGATTTTGAAGCCTTTTTAAACCAGTTACCCAAACAGTTTAAGTCAAGGGTGCTTTTAGGCTTTTTATTTAGCGAATTCGATAAAAACGAGTTCAAGAAAAAATTCAAAAAACCATTAGATATCGAGCAACTCTACGATGTTGCCTCCTTGATCCTTTTACCAAGCCAGACAGAAGGTAGAGGACTACCAATTATAGAGGCTGCCGCCTGCGGTACGCCTATTTTCTGCCGCCAATATGAGCCGCGAGAAGTCTATGACGAGGTAATCGGCCGTCACCTTGATAAATCTTTAAGACTTAATGTTTTGGAATTTAAGGGTGCTAAAGTTCCGAAAAGATTGGCTGAAAAAATTTGTGACCATGTGTTCTACCCGCAGAATCGGATGGTAGATGTTACGCATAACAGAAACGTGATCATCAAAAGGTATAGCATTGAAGCGCTGCAAAAGAATATGCAATCCATTCTAACCAGATTGCACATTCAGCTCAAAGAAATATCTGAAGAAGTCAACCCACAGGTAGTTAAACTCTTAAATCGCTATCAAGAAATTGTCAATTTTGAAAACGATGATCTAAAGGCTATCCTCAATAAAGAAACCAGACACTATCTACCTGGTTATGGTCGATTGTCGTTTATGATTTACTTAAAATCCCTCATTGACCCAAGTTTTTTTAGAGTGGAAGAACAACTCATTCGAGGAAAAATCATGAGTTACGCTCGTATGATGGAAAGCGATATTCCAGACGCTGTCAATAAAAACTTATCCCTTACCCATGATTACTATAACGCCATAGATGACATCTTTAAGTATGTAGATGGCACTTCTGAATTAAGGCACGATCATGCGCTAGCCTACAGACATAGAAATAAAAAATCGTTCGCTTACCAAGCATTTACATTTCAAGAATTGACAGGTTTGGTGAACATGATCTACAGTGATGTTTTTAAGCCGACGCATTTAACTGACTTGACCCTAGCCCCACAATTCTTCGCCGATTGGGAATTAGCATTATTTCAATTGACCAATAGTGAGTTTTTAGGCATTGATGATAGAAAAACGCTCACTCAAAAATTAAAGAATAACGTACCAAAAAGTTATTTCCCTGGCCGCTATATTAAGCACGAACTGGAATACTTCGTCCTACAACCTATCCGTTCTCAGCTTCGATTAACGATTGAAGAAGAGTTAACGAAAGAAGTTCTGGACCTTAAAGGGCATGGACTGGAAAAAGTCTACATTTTCATTCACGAACCAAGGCTAACGAAGTGGTTTTCTAGTGCAAACATTAAGGAATATCTGGAAAGCGATAAAGAACCTGAGCTCGGCCTTTTATACAAAGCTGGCATCGTACAGATTGTTGAAACCAAGCAATGGTCGGAAGGAGTTCATTTCCCACAAATGGGTGCTAAGGCCATTAAGGTTTTACGCGAGATAAAAGCCTCGAAAGGCTTCATTATAACGAATGGAGAATATGCCGCTATGATGACGGATACTATAGAAATCGATCACTTCCACATCGGTAAAGTATTAGACAACATGACGGCCAAAATCATGGGTATACCAAAAGGTAGTGGTTTTATTCAGTTTGTCCCGTCGGGCGTGAGAACCACCTTGGCCTACCCTACACCGGTCCAAACGGCCAAGGATTTTGAATTGGCCTTGAAGAGTGATTTATATAATGATCTAAAAGCTAAAATGGGTGAAGAAACCCTGCTGAAAGTTATTTCGAAAGACGCTATTGAGAATGGCACACCAATTAATAAACTCCTGAACAAGCTGAGCGAAAACTTAAATGGCGAAAAGATTCAAGAGAAGGTAAAATCTTCTTTTGCCGGTGGTGTATATGCCGATGGCCTGCCTTGGAGTGGTGTTATCGCCGAGGTGGATACAAAACAACATTTATGGCGTTTTGCTGCTCACATCGCCAACGATAAACCAAAAAACGTTCCAGCACTCATCAAAGAGTATAAGAAAAAAAGCCATAACCCGCATAAAATAGAACTCGCCTGGAATGGTGGATATATTCTTAATCCAGAACTCGTCGGGAAACTAGGCCTACCAGAAACCTATATTGGCTCACCGCTGGGTTTGCTGATTATGAATGGCAAGGTTTTCTGTCCACCGCTTTTTAACAAACCTGCCTTTATTATATACAAGGATGGTACTGTAGACATAAGACGCGTCAATTGTACAGCCGGACTCCGTGTTAAGAGTGTCAAGCAAACTCTTGATTTTCAGGCAGAATTTTATAATCGCCATAGCAAAACTGCCCCATGTTTCTATGACCTTTCTTACAGCGATGAAACGATCAAGGCCGATGGAAATACTATCGTGAGAATTGCAGGAAATACGGTTAAAGAAGTCATCAGTACTTCCGAAAATGAATCAGTTAATATAATTCCCGTTGGCATAACCTTATCTATTCCAGCTAATTTGTTTTCCACCGACGACTTTATAGTAGGCAAAGCTCTCAATATAGAATTAGTGGAACCTGAGACTTCTCCTTTCCGATGGGATGAAATATCCTATGCGATAGAGGCCGGCCCTATGTTGATTGATCAGGGCAAACAAATATTAAATATGGAAGTCGAGGGTTGGAAAACTACCAATTCTATTAAAACACAAGCCGCCAGATTGGATTTCACCGATATGCGAGGCCCTAAAATTGCCGTTGGCATTACCAAAGCAGGCCAGCTAATGGTTTTGATGGTCAATGGAAGAATTCGCGAATCAGTTGGTGCCACTCACTTTGATATGGCCGATATTTTAATGAAGTATGGGATGCATAAAGCCATGGGGTTCGATCCGGGCGGGAGCAGTACCCTCGTAGTCGATGACAAAATCATGAATATTTCCCCCTACAACAAAAACTATGAGTCTGACATTTACTCTTTACCACCAGAACCTCGATTTGTAGCCAATGCAATCATGGGCTGGGTTGAATCCTAA
- a CDS encoding glycosyltransferase family 4 protein: MRIGIIIGRIGGVDGVALETEKWISVLKKLGHKVFIMSGEFESWKIDHEHDYLFPALSFFSVEAEWGQRKAFFQPDNDPDPLLDHVENASNMIEKAMRDWVTEKKIDVLLSENASALPCHLSMGVAIKKLIQNTGLPIVTHDHDFHWERGERYVSVHPEINQYVDDNFPLLLPNVKHAVINTFGVETFKNRFDIDATLVPNVMDFSRSYGIPTEENKFFLKDVGVAPNEIALLQVTRIVRRKGIETAISLIDKLQDKKLKLVITGNNNDDENKEYYNELIDQIHDLNLSSQVIFAAHKVLDHKDLSDVYAHGRACTYFSTYEGFGNAFVECVLAKKPIFVNNYKPVYMQDIGSKGFETVMIEDSNLTDEHVRQMSEIIYNPDRCREIGEYNFKLGQQHFSFDVLESKLQHLFTF; encoded by the coding sequence ATGAGAATTGGAATTATCATTGGAAGAATTGGCGGCGTGGATGGTGTTGCTCTTGAAACGGAAAAATGGATCAGTGTACTGAAAAAGCTTGGGCATAAAGTCTTTATTATGTCCGGCGAGTTTGAGTCTTGGAAAATTGATCATGAACACGATTACTTATTCCCAGCTCTATCTTTCTTTTCTGTAGAAGCAGAATGGGGTCAAAGAAAAGCTTTTTTTCAACCCGATAATGACCCTGACCCGCTGCTCGATCATGTAGAAAACGCATCTAATATGATTGAAAAGGCAATGAGGGATTGGGTAACCGAGAAAAAGATTGACGTTTTACTCTCAGAAAATGCATCGGCCTTACCTTGCCATTTATCGATGGGTGTAGCCATTAAAAAACTCATCCAGAATACAGGCTTGCCGATCGTTACGCATGATCATGACTTCCACTGGGAAAGAGGTGAACGATACGTTTCGGTACATCCAGAAATCAATCAATACGTCGATGATAATTTCCCTTTGCTTTTACCTAATGTTAAGCATGCAGTAATCAATACGTTTGGCGTAGAAACCTTTAAAAACAGGTTTGACATTGACGCAACTTTGGTACCGAATGTCATGGACTTTAGTAGGTCTTATGGCATTCCGACAGAGGAGAATAAATTCTTTTTGAAAGACGTCGGTGTTGCCCCAAATGAAATTGCCCTACTTCAAGTAACCAGAATTGTTAGGCGAAAAGGCATAGAAACGGCTATTTCCCTAATAGATAAGCTTCAAGATAAAAAGCTCAAGTTGGTCATTACTGGCAACAACAATGACGACGAAAATAAGGAGTACTACAACGAACTGATCGATCAAATACATGACCTCAATTTATCCAGTCAAGTCATTTTTGCAGCACATAAAGTGCTAGATCACAAAGACCTTTCCGATGTGTATGCTCATGGCAGAGCTTGTACATATTTCAGCACCTATGAAGGATTTGGCAATGCTTTCGTAGAGTGCGTACTGGCCAAAAAACCAATCTTCGTCAATAACTATAAGCCTGTTTACATGCAGGACATTGGGAGCAAAGGTTTTGAAACCGTAATGATTGAAGACAGCAATTTGACCGATGAACATGTACGGCAAATGTCAGAGATCATTTACAACCCTGATCGGTGCCGAGAAATTGGAGAGTACAATTTCAAACTTGGCCAGCAACACTTCTCTTTCGATGTACTGGAGTCAAAACTCCAGCATCTATTCACATTTTAA
- a CDS encoding polysaccharide deacetylase family protein: MIPYKSPIVFEHLWPDLIWRMPSNEQKIYLTFDDGPIPELTPWVLKTLKNHDALATFFCVGENIERHPDIFDAIIKEGHSIGNHTQNHLNARKVPSKDFMENIEKCDRTLQNRGIHTDLFRPPYGRFRAEQRKLLKDRRLVMWNVLSQDYDAKLNPETILSKCIEVTEPGSIIVFHDNVKATKNLQEVLPKYLRYFSDLGYQFERL, from the coding sequence ATGATACCGTATAAGTCACCCATTGTTTTTGAGCATCTCTGGCCTGATTTGATTTGGCGAATGCCAAGCAACGAGCAAAAGATTTATCTGACATTCGACGATGGTCCTATTCCAGAGCTAACGCCTTGGGTCTTAAAAACGCTCAAAAACCATGATGCTCTCGCGACTTTCTTCTGCGTTGGTGAGAATATAGAAAGACATCCAGATATTTTTGATGCTATAATTAAGGAAGGCCACAGCATTGGCAACCATACACAAAATCATTTGAATGCTCGAAAAGTACCTTCGAAAGACTTCATGGAAAACATTGAGAAGTGTGATCGAACATTGCAAAACCGTGGCATCCATACCGATCTATTCCGGCCACCTTATGGACGATTTAGGGCTGAGCAAAGAAAGCTTCTAAAAGACAGAAGGCTAGTGATGTGGAATGTACTGAGCCAAGATTACGACGCGAAGCTTAACCCTGAAACTATTTTATCTAAGTGTATTGAGGTAACGGAACCAGGTTCCATCATTGTTTTTCACGACAATGTAAAAGCGACTAAAAATTTACAAGAAGTACTTCCGAAGTATTTGCGATACTTTTCCGATCTAGGTTATCAGTTCGAGCGCTTATGA